The proteins below are encoded in one region of Methanoculleus taiwanensis:
- a CDS encoding TrpB-like pyridoxal phosphate-dependent enzyme has product MQTKFLLDEGEMPKRWYNIQADLPTPMDPVLHPATGKPVTPDDLHAIFPMELIRQEVSTERYIDIPEEVREILTLWRPAPLYRAHRLERHLKTPAKIYYKWEGVSPAGSHKPNTAIPQAYYNRQEGIERLATETGAGQWGSSLAFATSLFDMACTVYMVRASYDQKPYRKIMMQTYGAECLSSPTMQTNSGRAVLEHDPETSGSLGIAISEAVEDAVTHDNTNYALGSVLNHVCLHQTIIGQEAEAQLALADAYPDVVIGCVGGGSNFAGIAFPFAGPKMTGKHPETEIIAVEPSACPTLTKGLYAYDFGDVAGLTPIMRMFTLGHDFVPPAIHAGGLRYHGASPLVSRLVQDGVVRATSYHQNEVFAAAVLFARTEGIIVAPEAAHAVKATVDEAVRCRETGEEKVILFNNSGHGNFDFSSYEAYFAGKLVDYEYPAELIKEALGRLPVVG; this is encoded by the coding sequence ATGCAGACGAAGTTCCTCCTGGACGAAGGGGAGATGCCGAAGCGATGGTATAACATCCAGGCTGACCTGCCGACGCCGATGGACCCGGTCCTCCACCCGGCCACCGGCAAGCCCGTCACCCCCGACGACCTCCACGCCATCTTCCCGATGGAACTGATCCGGCAGGAGGTCAGCACGGAGCGGTATATCGATATACCGGAAGAAGTACGCGAGATTCTTACCCTCTGGAGACCTGCCCCCCTCTACCGGGCGCACCGGCTCGAGCGGCACCTCAAGACACCGGCGAAGATCTACTACAAGTGGGAAGGCGTCAGCCCGGCCGGCTCCCACAAGCCGAACACCGCCATCCCACAGGCGTACTACAACCGGCAGGAGGGGATCGAGCGGCTCGCCACCGAGACCGGTGCGGGACAGTGGGGTTCTTCGCTTGCCTTTGCCACGAGCCTCTTCGATATGGCCTGCACCGTCTACATGGTCAGGGCAAGCTACGACCAGAAGCCGTATCGCAAGATCATGATGCAGACCTACGGTGCCGAGTGCCTGTCGAGCCCGACGATGCAGACGAACTCCGGGCGTGCGGTGCTCGAGCACGATCCCGAAACCTCGGGCTCCCTCGGGATCGCCATCTCCGAGGCGGTCGAGGACGCCGTGACCCACGATAACACCAACTACGCGCTTGGTTCGGTGCTCAATCACGTCTGTCTCCACCAGACGATCATCGGGCAGGAGGCAGAGGCGCAGCTCGCGCTCGCGGACGCCTACCCCGATGTCGTGATCGGGTGCGTCGGCGGCGGGTCGAACTTCGCCGGGATAGCATTCCCGTTCGCCGGACCGAAAATGACCGGGAAGCATCCGGAGACCGAGATCATCGCCGTCGAACCCTCCGCGTGCCCGACACTGACGAAAGGTCTGTATGCCTATGATTTCGGCGATGTGGCGGGCTTAACGCCGATCATGAGGATGTTCACGCTCGGGCACGACTTCGTTCCGCCGGCAATCCATGCAGGCGGGCTGCGTTACCATGGGGCGTCGCCGTTGGTCTCGCGGCTCGTGCAGGACGGCGTCGTCCGTGCGACCTCCTACCACCAGAACGAGGTCTTCGCCGCGGCCGTGCTCTTTGCACGGACGGAAGGGATCATCGTCGCTCCCGAAGCCGCCCATGCGGTCAAGGCGACCGTCGACGAGGCGGTCCGCTGCCGGGAGACGGGTGAGGAGAAGGTCATCCTCTTCAACAACTCGGGCCACGGGAACTTCGATTTTTCGTCCTACGAGGCCTACTTTGCAGGAAAGCTGGTCGATTACGAGTACCCGGCCGAGCTGATCAAGGAAGCGCTCGGACGACTGCCGGTGGTGGGGTGA
- a CDS encoding ABC transporter ATP-binding protein, which yields MAVIQFQDVTKVYPLPAGDVVALDGVSLDIESGEFVSVMGPSGSGKSTLLNIMGSLDVPTSGDVYISGSRIGVMNDDELTLLRRDHIGFIFQHFNLIPLLSAVENVEYPMILRGRKGDARKRALEVLAAVGLEERLYTHKPGELSGGQQQRVAIARALVNDPDFLLCDEPTGNLDTVTGTGIMNLLSRMNEEGTTVVVVTHDPRMADYSNRTIRIVDGRLA from the coding sequence ATGGCAGTCATTCAGTTTCAGGACGTCACGAAGGTCTACCCGCTCCCGGCAGGGGACGTCGTCGCGCTCGACGGTGTCTCCCTCGATATTGAGTCAGGTGAGTTCGTCTCCGTCATGGGGCCTTCCGGCTCCGGTAAGTCCACCCTGCTGAACATCATGGGATCTCTCGATGTCCCGACCTCCGGTGACGTATATATCAGCGGCTCAAGGATCGGCGTCATGAACGACGACGAGCTGACCCTGCTCCGGCGTGATCACATCGGGTTCATCTTCCAGCACTTCAACTTAATCCCGCTCCTTTCGGCGGTCGAGAACGTCGAGTACCCGATGATACTCCGGGGCAGGAAGGGTGACGCCCGGAAGCGGGCGCTCGAGGTGCTTGCAGCGGTCGGGCTCGAGGAGCGGCTTTACACCCATAAACCGGGCGAGCTCTCCGGCGGCCAGCAGCAGCGGGTCGCTATCGCCCGGGCGCTCGTCAACGACCCCGACTTCCTCCTCTGCGACGAACCGACCGGCAACCTCGATACGGTGACCGGAACCGGGATCATGAATCTTCTCTCCCGGATGAATGAGGAAGGGACGACCGTCGTCGTGGTCACCCACGATCCGAGGATGGCCGATTACTCGAACCGGACGATCCGGATCGTCGACGGGAGACTGGCATGA
- a CDS encoding metal-dependent hydrolase: protein MFVLAHLVAGLLIGLIFWKVSGDRRAVAVGAVGGVLSDVIDKPLGHIFLKGSVDYGRIYFHGLVVLLVLLILGLALWRYRGAILGIVLAAGIFSHQIMDGMWRHPVEWYWPFLGPYPKHHYTDYFWNSFWREVSEPSEWLLFIAAGIILGLFYRRELGGFCTRVLVAPLRRLIRAVAARFTAPHCER from the coding sequence ATGTTCGTCCTCGCCCACCTCGTCGCAGGGCTGCTCATCGGACTGATCTTCTGGAAGGTCTCGGGCGACCGAAGAGCCGTTGCCGTCGGCGCCGTCGGGGGGGTTCTCTCCGACGTTATCGACAAACCGCTCGGGCACATCTTCCTGAAAGGCAGCGTGGACTACGGCAGGATCTATTTTCACGGCCTCGTCGTCCTCCTTGTCCTGCTAATCCTGGGGCTCGCCCTCTGGCGATACCGCGGAGCCATCCTCGGAATCGTGCTCGCAGCCGGCATCTTCTCGCACCAGATCATGGACGGGATGTGGCGCCACCCTGTCGAATGGTACTGGCCGTTCCTTGGTCCGTACCCGAAGCATCACTATACCGACTACTTCTGGAACTCATTCTGGCGTGAGGTCTCGGAGCCCTCCGAGTGGCTCCTCTTCATAGCGGCCGGCATCATCCTTGGGCTCTTCTACCGCCGCGAGCTCGGGGGGTTCTGTACAAGAGTGCTCGTCGCCCCTCTCCGGAGGCTGATCCGTGCCGTCGCTGCACGCTTCACCGCACCTCACTGCGAGCGCTGA
- a CDS encoding DUF2953 domain-containing protein — translation MAASLLLAVLLIGTLLVLGLIAALYFIPIAIAFVAEKTGEIVLLLGTVVWGILGIRLRILGEDQTVEVLLAGRAVLKRDLAAITREEKPEKPPKPRPRPGIGEYVSAGSDLWPYIRRVLDTFLRSLSLERCIGEVTLGLASPAATGRIYGYMTALRYALWPMERIDLIMHPVFGDEILEGKADVKVHIKRPLLILLSIIAALMHKTVRDRLKMLSGRGASGA, via the coding sequence ATGGCTGCATCACTCCTCCTTGCTGTTTTGCTGATTGGCACGCTCCTCGTACTCGGCCTCATCGCCGCGCTCTACTTCATCCCTATCGCGATAGCCTTTGTCGCCGAGAAGACCGGCGAGATTGTGCTGCTTCTCGGGACAGTCGTCTGGGGTATCCTCGGCATCCGCCTCCGGATTCTCGGTGAAGATCAGACGGTCGAAGTGCTGCTCGCCGGTCGGGCGGTGCTAAAACGCGACCTCGCGGCGATCACCCGGGAGGAGAAGCCGGAAAAACCACCAAAACCGCGGCCGCGGCCCGGTATCGGGGAGTACGTCAGCGCCGGAAGCGATCTCTGGCCGTACATCCGCCGTGTGCTCGATACGTTTCTCCGGTCGCTTTCGCTTGAGCGGTGCATCGGGGAGGTCACGCTCGGCCTTGCAAGCCCCGCGGCAACCGGACGGATCTACGGTTATATGACCGCTCTTCGCTACGCACTCTGGCCGATGGAGCGGATCGATCTCATCATGCACCCGGTTTTCGGCGATGAGATCCTCGAAGGGAAGGCGGATGTGAAGGTGCATATCAAGCGGCCGCTCCTGATCCTCCTATCAATCATTGCTGCGCTGATGCACAAAACGGTGAGAGACCGGCTGAAGATGCTATCAGGGAGAGGTGCATCCGGTGCGTAG
- the trpE gene encoding anthranilate synthase component I, with amino-acid sequence MGGARREPLVELNLTLAEFRALAERRDGPLLIPLFCRVPLPACPPSVLYQHLRDGRGCLLESLEGSEKVARYSLICTDPALFVSVGSDGSVDLAGDPRFAAIAASAEGNDPVDLIRSIMHRFEVAPADLPRFSGGMVGYFAYDIVSSIAPTVCPCARDDLGMPVVRFMLATDCLIIDHCEHEAFIVRTPLLAEESDPAAIYDGCRSAIAAAAGRLASLTGEVGIPATAPVPESPLPRMVSSLSREGYMEAVLRIKEHIFAGDIFQAVISRRIEAPAPADPFAVYRVLRSDNPSPYMYYLDFGDTAVVGSSPEMLVRVEGGRVTTVPIAGTRPRGATPGEDDALAAELLADEKERAEHIMLVDLARNDVGAVTAYGSVRLDEFMGVERFSHVQHIVSTVSGTLRPEYDCFDVLKACFPAGTVSGAPKVRAMQLIDAVEGTRRGPYAGAVGHIGFSGAMDMAITIRTAVVRGGTAYIQVGAGIVADSDPGSEWLETERKAGAMLRALGAEGGI; translated from the coding sequence ATGGGCGGCGCTCGAAGAGAGCCATTAGTAGAACTGAACCTGACCCTTGCAGAGTTCCGGGCTCTGGCAGAGCGGCGGGACGGGCCCCTGCTCATCCCCCTCTTCTGCAGAGTCCCGCTCCCGGCCTGCCCGCCCTCGGTACTCTATCAGCACCTCCGCGACGGTCGCGGCTGCCTACTCGAATCGCTTGAGGGGAGCGAGAAGGTCGCCCGTTACTCGCTCATCTGCACCGACCCCGCACTCTTCGTCTCGGTCGGGAGCGACGGATCCGTCGATCTTGCGGGCGATCCGCGGTTTGCGGCGATCGCCGCATCGGCGGAAGGGAACGATCCGGTCGATCTGATTCGGTCGATCATGCACCGGTTCGAGGTTGCACCGGCTGATCTGCCCCGCTTCTCCGGCGGTATGGTGGGCTACTTCGCCTATGATATCGTCTCCTCGATCGCACCGACGGTGTGCCCATGTGCCCGCGACGACCTCGGGATGCCGGTCGTCCGGTTCATGCTCGCGACCGACTGCCTGATCATCGATCACTGCGAGCATGAGGCATTCATCGTCAGAACGCCGCTGCTCGCTGAGGAGTCCGATCCGGCGGCGATCTATGACGGGTGCCGGTCGGCGATCGCCGCGGCGGCAGGGCGGCTCGCGTCCCTGACAGGGGAGGTCGGTATTCCGGCGACAGCGCCTGTCCCGGAGTCCCCTCTCCCCCGGATGGTCTCCTCGCTCTCGCGGGAGGGGTACATGGAAGCGGTGCTCCGGATCAAGGAACATATCTTTGCAGGCGATATCTTCCAGGCCGTCATCTCCCGGCGGATCGAGGCGCCTGCTCCGGCCGATCCCTTCGCCGTCTACCGGGTGCTCAGATCGGACAACCCGAGCCCGTACATGTACTACCTCGACTTCGGCGACACCGCGGTCGTCGGGAGCAGTCCGGAGATGCTGGTGCGGGTTGAGGGTGGCCGGGTGACGACCGTCCCGATAGCGGGGACACGCCCCCGGGGCGCGACGCCCGGGGAAGACGATGCCCTTGCCGCCGAACTCCTCGCAGACGAGAAGGAACGGGCGGAGCATATTATGCTCGTCGACCTCGCGCGAAACGACGTCGGTGCGGTCACCGCCTACGGTTCCGTCCGGCTCGATGAGTTCATGGGCGTCGAACGGTTCTCGCACGTCCAGCATATCGTATCGACGGTCAGCGGCACTCTCCGACCGGAATACGACTGCTTTGACGTCCTGAAAGCCTGTTTCCCGGCAGGCACCGTCAGCGGCGCCCCGAAAGTCCGGGCGATGCAGCTCATCGACGCGGTGGAGGGAACGCGGCGAGGCCCCTACGCTGGCGCCGTCGGGCATATCGGTTTTTCCGGGGCGATGGATATGGCGATCACCATCCGTACGGCCGTCGTCCGGGGGGGTACGGCGTACATCCAGGTCGGGGCCGGGATCGTCGCCGATTCGGACCCCGGGAGCGAATGGCTCGAGACCGAACGGAAGGCCGGAGCCATGCTCCGGGCGCTCGGTGCGGAGGGCGGCATATGA
- a CDS encoding anthranilate synthase component II has protein sequence MKVLVIDTYDSFTFNLCQQIGALGADPVVVKSDVPFEQIRAIPCDRIVLSPGHGHPRDSHLYRQVLATLSRTVPTLGVCLGHQAIGLAFGAEVVRANHVMHGRTSLIRHDGKRLFAGLESPLTATRYHSLILDPGTIPPELAVTARSADDGVVMGVRHTLYPIEGVQFHPESILTPEGSQMMANFLASPEGAA, from the coding sequence ATGAAGGTTCTCGTCATCGATACCTACGATAGTTTCACCTTCAACCTCTGCCAGCAGATCGGTGCGCTCGGCGCCGATCCGGTCGTGGTGAAGAGCGATGTTCCCTTCGAGCAGATCCGTGCCATCCCCTGCGATCGGATCGTGCTCTCGCCGGGGCACGGCCACCCCCGCGATTCCCACCTCTACCGGCAGGTTCTCGCCACCCTGAGCCGGACGGTCCCGACGCTCGGTGTCTGCCTCGGTCACCAGGCGATCGGGCTAGCCTTCGGTGCAGAGGTCGTGCGGGCGAACCACGTGATGCACGGCAGGACGTCTCTGATCCGGCATGACGGAAAGCGTCTCTTCGCGGGTCTCGAGAGCCCCCTCACTGCCACCCGCTACCACTCGCTCATCCTTGATCCCGGAACCATACCGCCGGAACTCGCCGTCACCGCCCGGAGCGCGGACGACGGCGTGGTCATGGGCGTCCGGCATACCCTCTACCCGATCGAAGGGGTGCAGTTCCACCCCGAGAGCATCCTCACCCCCGAAGGGTCGCAGATGATGGCAAACTTCCTCGCTTCTCCGGAGGGAGCGGCATGA
- a CDS encoding indole-3-glycerol phosphate synthase TrpC — MILDDIIRSTGERVGNLKTLPALNPETLPHRSLAAAIRACRGKNAIIAEVKYASPSRGRIHDGSTPEAIALEFVAAGATGLSVLTEPTFFGGSTENLIRARRAVSVPILRKDFIIDERQLAETRLLGADAVLLIARVLGNRLAAFVDEAQVIGLEPLVEVHGRGEMERALATEASLIGINNRDLRTLTTDLSTTIRLAEVARDEGRLVISESGIIWPYDVRNLRRHCDAFLIGSAIMSARDRRRKLEGFVFA; from the coding sequence ATGATCCTCGACGATATCATCAGGTCTACCGGCGAACGAGTCGGCAACCTCAAGACTCTTCCGGCTCTCAATCCCGAGACCCTGCCGCACCGGAGCCTCGCTGCGGCGATACGGGCGTGCCGGGGGAAGAATGCGATCATCGCCGAGGTGAAGTATGCCTCCCCCTCACGCGGCAGGATCCACGACGGCTCGACCCCCGAGGCGATCGCGCTGGAGTTCGTCGCCGCCGGAGCGACCGGACTCTCGGTGCTCACCGAGCCCACCTTCTTTGGGGGGAGCACCGAGAACCTCATCCGGGCACGACGTGCGGTATCGGTGCCGATCCTGCGGAAGGACTTCATCATCGATGAGCGCCAGCTCGCGGAGACCAGGCTGCTCGGTGCCGACGCCGTCCTCCTCATTGCCAGGGTGCTCGGGAACCGGCTCGCCGCGTTCGTCGACGAGGCCCAGGTCATCGGGCTCGAACCGCTCGTCGAGGTTCACGGTCGGGGCGAGATGGAGCGTGCCCTCGCCACCGAAGCGAGCCTCATCGGGATTAACAACCGCGATCTCCGGACGCTCACCACCGATCTCTCGACCACGATCCGTCTCGCGGAGGTGGCACGCGACGAGGGGAGGCTCGTCATCTCCGAGAGCGGGATCATCTGGCCGTACGATGTCCGGAACCTGCGTAGGCACTGCGATGCGTTCCTGATCGGCTCCGCCATCATGTCGGCCCGGGATCGCCGCAGGAAACTGGAGGGGTTCGTATTCGCGTGA
- a CDS encoding phosphoribosylanthranilate isomerase translates to MKICGITTVGDARAAIAAGADAVGVVMNSSSPRSVTPDQARRVFAAVSPFVTTVAVTSTDREEDLASILACRPDAVQVGGGLDLPHDAAVRVLRVLRPGDALRDDCDAVIVDGSHGTGRAFDHAYAKKCVATSSVPVILAGGLTCGNVGEAIRTVRPYAVDVSSGVETAPGRKDDRLMRAFVKICRTTDL, encoded by the coding sequence GTGAAGATCTGCGGGATCACCACCGTCGGGGACGCCCGCGCCGCGATAGCGGCAGGAGCCGACGCTGTCGGGGTGGTGATGAACAGCTCGTCGCCGCGTTCCGTGACGCCGGATCAGGCACGGCGGGTATTTGCGGCGGTTTCGCCGTTTGTAACCACAGTTGCTGTCACCTCGACCGATCGGGAGGAGGATCTTGCGAGCATCCTCGCCTGCCGGCCGGATGCGGTACAGGTGGGTGGCGGTCTCGATCTGCCCCATGATGCGGCGGTGCGGGTTCTCCGGGTTCTCAGGCCTGGTGACGCCCTCCGGGACGACTGCGATGCGGTGATCGTCGACGGCAGTCACGGCACCGGACGGGCATTCGACCATGCGTATGCGAAAAAGTGCGTGGCCACATCATCGGTGCCGGTCATCCTCGCAGGCGGGCTGACCTGCGGGAATGTGGGTGAGGCGATACGAACAGTGCGGCCGTATGCCGTCGATGTCTCCTCGGGCGTCGAGACGGCGCCGGGGCGGAAGGACGACCGGCTCATGCGAGCGTTTGTGAAGATATGCAGGACGACAGATCTATGA
- a CDS encoding COG1361 S-layer family protein, producing the protein MKLSHIFIIAVLLAAGFLIPAASAGTADVTVTSYQTDPASLMRWDSGTLTVTVMNNGAESVAIRSARLYGDEIQVLSDAYSSVGDIGAGTTKEFTFTVRANAPDATYYPKFVIDFRDGGSLRYPIPVRVENTGLAVAVAAKPSAFAEGREADVTLTIGNPRSARVTGVTVVPEGDGFTSTPSSAFVGTLESDQAARVIFNVTPSEPTDIAFRVIYRNGVNTHETMLTLPVAFTSDKRSADPVLTNIEVEPVAGGYRVTGDVTNAGLESARSVIITSGEPATPIDPFRVYVVGTLDSDDFSSFEVTFRTETGAVEIPLVIEYRDGDGNVYTEQAMVNIGTTTVLPQQQSEGLPGAAIAVLALVAVGIAGAVIYSWRRA; encoded by the coding sequence ATGAAACTCTCACATATTTTCATCATTGCCGTTCTCCTCGCCGCCGGGTTTCTGATCCCCGCGGCAAGCGCCGGGACGGCGGACGTAACGGTCACCTCCTACCAGACCGACCCCGCTTCGCTGATGCGCTGGGACTCCGGCACGCTCACCGTCACGGTCATGAACAACGGTGCCGAGAGCGTTGCGATTCGGAGCGCCCGTCTTTACGGGGACGAAATCCAGGTCCTGAGCGACGCCTACTCCTCGGTCGGCGACATCGGGGCGGGCACTACCAAGGAGTTTACCTTCACCGTTCGGGCGAACGCCCCCGACGCCACCTACTACCCGAAGTTTGTCATCGACTTCCGGGACGGCGGGAGCCTCCGCTACCCGATCCCGGTTCGGGTAGAGAACACCGGTCTTGCGGTAGCCGTCGCGGCAAAGCCGAGCGCCTTTGCAGAAGGGCGGGAAGCGGACGTCACCCTCACGATCGGCAACCCCCGCTCCGCCCGGGTGACCGGGGTTACGGTCGTGCCCGAGGGTGACGGTTTTACTTCCACTCCGTCGAGCGCTTTTGTCGGGACTCTTGAGTCCGATCAGGCTGCGCGGGTGATCTTCAACGTAACGCCGAGCGAACCGACGGATATTGCGTTTCGTGTTATCTACCGGAACGGCGTGAATACTCACGAGACCATGCTCACGCTCCCGGTCGCCTTCACGAGCGATAAGAGGAGTGCCGATCCCGTGCTCACGAACATCGAGGTCGAGCCGGTCGCCGGTGGTTACCGGGTGACGGGCGATGTGACCAACGCCGGCCTTGAGTCGGCGCGGTCGGTGATCATCACGAGCGGCGAGCCCGCGACTCCGATCGATCCCTTCCGGGTCTACGTCGTCGGGACGCTCGACTCCGACGACTTCTCGAGTTTCGAGGTGACCTTCAGGACGGAGACGGGCGCAGTGGAGATTCCGCTCGTCATCGAGTACCGTGACGGCGACGGGAACGTCTATACGGAGCAGGCTATGGTGAATATCGGTACGACGACCGTTCTGCCGCAGCAGCAGAGCGAGGGACTCCCGGGTGCCGCCATTGCCGTCCTTGCTCTCGTGGCTGTCGGGATAGCGGGCGCCGTCATCTATTCGTGGAGAAGGGCCTAA
- a CDS encoding spore germination protein GerW family protein encodes MTGESMLQLTVDQLGKMLCASTVIGAPIEAGDRVILPVAEFGFGFGAGEGSGGRTETEKSGGAGTGGGGSVSVVALVIINRGVIGPEGVQVISLKKKSELAEVITSLGETVGPHIGRAMEKGSEMMMKRQKESQSAGEPKDIQVKCEGEL; translated from the coding sequence ATGACTGGCGAATCTATGCTGCAACTGACCGTCGACCAGCTCGGCAAGATGCTCTGTGCAAGCACCGTTATCGGTGCACCGATTGAAGCCGGTGACCGCGTGATACTTCCGGTGGCCGAGTTCGGGTTCGGGTTCGGCGCAGGAGAGGGGAGTGGGGGAAGAACGGAGACAGAGAAGAGCGGCGGAGCCGGCACGGGCGGAGGCGGCAGCGTCTCCGTTGTTGCACTCGTGATCATCAACAGAGGCGTCATCGGCCCTGAGGGAGTTCAGGTCATCTCGCTCAAGAAGAAGAGCGAACTCGCGGAGGTGATCACCTCACTCGGTGAGACCGTCGGCCCGCACATCGGGAGAGCGATGGAGAAAGGTTCCGAGATGATGATGAAACGCCAAAAAGAATCGCAATCTGCCGGAGAACCAAAAGATATTCAGGTTAAGTGCGAAGGAGAACTGTAG
- a CDS encoding ABC transporter permease: MTFFDLARRNTERHMFRSALAIIGIVIGVVAIASMGVLGNSINLMVGDVVSDVGDTIIVSPAVGGGGIFGGGGGASTGLSERQVEDIRRAIGTNRAIPVISGADRMTVGDTTGGVMIYAMHAEDIPYLLEKESGAYVKETAAACMIGKGLADAWKDEGLKLGSRIQVGGETLRVVGILEERGMSFDVNPDNAIVVPYRWYSDRYDVDEYSQVIVKVRNVNDIDAVKDAIDERMNRRDDVVNVMDTRRILESITSMYESVTLFLMGIGAISLLVAGVSILNVMMMSVTERTREIGVLRSIGTRRNELMRIFIYESLILGSIGAIVGGLLSFGGGYLMTGVFLGDSSYLFNPTSLLYIAFGMSFGVGTSVLCGLYPAWKAAKLNPIQALRHE; encoded by the coding sequence ATGACCTTCTTCGACCTTGCCCGACGCAATACTGAGCGTCACATGTTCCGCTCGGCGCTCGCCATCATCGGGATCGTCATCGGTGTGGTCGCCATCGCCTCGATGGGTGTTCTCGGCAACAGTATCAACCTCATGGTCGGGGACGTGGTCTCGGACGTCGGCGACACCATCATCGTCTCTCCCGCCGTTGGGGGCGGTGGTATCTTCGGCGGTGGCGGCGGAGCCAGCACCGGTCTTTCGGAGCGGCAGGTCGAGGATATCCGCCGGGCCATCGGGACGAACCGTGCCATACCGGTGATCAGCGGGGCTGACCGGATGACGGTCGGCGATACGACCGGCGGCGTCATGATCTACGCGATGCACGCCGAGGATATTCCCTACCTCCTCGAGAAGGAGTCCGGAGCCTACGTCAAGGAGACGGCCGCGGCCTGCATGATCGGCAAGGGGCTTGCCGACGCCTGGAAGGACGAGGGCCTCAAGCTCGGCAGCAGGATACAGGTCGGCGGCGAGACGCTCCGGGTGGTGGGGATACTCGAGGAGCGCGGGATGAGCTTTGACGTCAATCCCGACAACGCGATCGTTGTCCCGTACCGGTGGTACTCGGACCGCTACGACGTCGACGAGTACAGCCAGGTGATTGTCAAGGTGCGGAACGTCAATGACATCGACGCGGTGAAAGATGCGATCGACGAGCGCATGAACCGGCGTGACGACGTTGTCAACGTCATGGATACCCGGCGGATCCTCGAGAGCATCACGTCGATGTATGAATCGGTGACGCTCTTTCTGATGGGAATCGGGGCAATATCGCTCCTCGTCGCCGGTGTCTCCATCTTAAACGTCATGATGATGTCGGTGACCGAACGCACCCGCGAGATAGGCGTTCTGCGAAGTATTGGCACCCGCAGGAATGAACTCATGCGGATCTTCATCTATGAATCGCTGATCTTAGGCAGCATTGGTGCCATCGTCGGCGGTCTTTTGAGTTTCGGGGGCGGTTACCTGATGACGGGAGTCTTCCTCGGCGACTCCTCATACCTCTTCAACCCGACGAGCCTCCTCTACATTGCCTTCGGGATGAGTTTCGGGGTCGGGACGAGCGTTCTCTGCGGTCTCTATCCGGCATGGAAAGCGGCGAAGCTCAACCCCATCCAGGCACTGCGGCACGAGTGA
- the trpD gene encoding anthranilate phosphoribosyltransferase, giving the protein MIREAIARVAGGGDLPADEAEAVMREVIEGTATPAQIGSLLTAMRMKGETAAEIAAFARVMRSAAVAAPVPEAGRLVDTCGTGGDGLGTFNISTAAAFVAAGTGVPVVKHGNRSVSSRCGSADVLEALGVRIETPPSEVGRVLRTAGIAFLFAPVHHPAMRNARDARQEIGIRTLFNLLGPLANPAGADAQLLGVYAPKLVGTLAEVLALLGSERAMVVHGSGLDEFTTTGTTLVAELEGGRMYTSVIDCEDFGIPRVDAAALRGGDARENARIIRGVLAGVRSPARDIVLLNAGAAVYLGGLAADLADGIARARDAIDSGQAAERLARLIEATGGEV; this is encoded by the coding sequence ATGATCCGCGAGGCGATCGCACGGGTTGCGGGCGGCGGCGATCTCCCGGCCGACGAGGCCGAGGCGGTGATGCGCGAGGTTATCGAAGGGACGGCGACGCCGGCACAGATCGGAAGTCTCCTCACGGCCATGCGGATGAAAGGAGAGACGGCCGCCGAGATTGCGGCTTTCGCCCGCGTGATGCGGAGCGCTGCGGTCGCTGCCCCGGTTCCCGAGGCCGGCAGGCTCGTTGATACCTGCGGCACGGGCGGTGACGGGCTCGGCACCTTCAACATCAGCACGGCGGCGGCCTTCGTCGCTGCGGGCACCGGGGTGCCGGTGGTGAAGCACGGCAACCGGAGCGTCTCGAGCCGGTGCGGTTCTGCGGACGTGCTCGAAGCGCTCGGCGTTCGCATCGAAACGCCCCCGAGCGAGGTCGGCAGAGTGCTCCGGACGGCGGGGATCGCCTTCCTCTTTGCACCGGTGCACCATCCGGCGATGCGGAACGCTCGCGATGCCCGGCAGGAGATCGGGATTCGGACGCTCTTCAACCTCCTTGGGCCGCTTGCAAATCCCGCCGGGGCAGATGCACAGCTCCTGGGTGTCTACGCGCCAAAGCTCGTCGGCACGCTCGCGGAGGTGCTCGCCCTGCTTGGCTCCGAGCGGGCGATGGTGGTGCACGGCTCGGGGCTCGACGAGTTCACGACGACCGGAACGACGCTCGTCGCGGAACTCGAAGGTGGCAGGATGTATACAAGTGTTATCGACTGTGAGGATTTCGGCATCCCGCGGGTGGATGCTGCGGCGCTCCGCGGGGGCGATGCCCGGGAGAATGCCCGGATCATCCGCGGGGTGCTGGCCGGTGTCCGGAGCCCGGCCCGCGATATCGTCCTCCTCAACGCGGGTGCGGCCGTATATCTCGGCGGCCTGGCGGCCGACCTCGCGGACGGAATCGCCCGGGCGAGGGACGCTATCGACTCCGGGCAGGCGGCCGAACGGCTCGCCCGCCTGATCGAGGCAACCGGGGGCGAGGTATGA